The Eublepharis macularius isolate TG4126 chromosome 3, MPM_Emac_v1.0, whole genome shotgun sequence genome has a window encoding:
- the C3H11orf65 gene encoding protein MFI, whose amino-acid sequence MTTLRKDSKQMGKVEAFIDFYRYEEERKRQKAACIIQRSWRRWLDIGVFEYYKDLIGFKKCGEPSHLMRYIEPKEAEFLDAAAGVHIRFRLGGIKFPPCIYYKIFTHRCVVDMCANSPKDYAKIATQKGQQGKSQKESRRDLSGWYQRIENNGWRLLSPRFWKALDIITTEDNKKVKKFHYSKVQRKQEMEKRRKRRKIEWLKKMYYGEHLTVKTLDPGETALIQRAAEGLIASLGNEGLDSVMEWEVDEMLKWTNALNYEEYVKQWKVLGTSKLSEEYQGFWFTERYKDSESSEIQEVQEAIQKVAPFQEKKSLIKKPSVSISSLYN is encoded by the exons ATGACCACACTAAG gaAAGATTCAAAACAAATGGGTAAAGTGGAGGCTTTTATCGATTTCTACCGTTacgaggaagaaagaaaaaggcaaaaaGCAGCTTGTATAATTCAGAGatcctggagaagatggctg GATATTGGTGTGTTTGAGTACTACAAAGATCTAATAGGCTTTAAGAAATGTGGGGAGCCTTCACATCTGATGAGGTACATTGAACCTAAAGAG GCGGAATTCTTAGATGCTGCAGCTGGGGTTCATATCAGATTCAGACTAGGTGGG ATTAAATTCCCTCCATGCATATATTACAAAATATTCACCCACAGATGTGTTGTGGATATGTGTGCTAACAGTCCTAAGGACTATGCAAAGATTGCAACCCAAAAAGGGCAACAAGGAAAGTCTCAGAAAGAAAGCAGGAGGGACTTGAGTGGATGGTACCAAAGAATAGAGaataatggctggagacttcttTCTCCCAGG TTTTGGAAGGCCCTGGACATTATAACTACTGAAGACAACAAGAAAGTAAAGAAATTTCATTATAGCAAGGTGCAGAGGaaacaagaaatggaaaaaagaaggaaaaggagaaaaatagaATGGCTGAAAAAAAT GTATTATGGAGAACACCTAACAGTTAAAACTCTGGACCCAGGAGAAACAGCCTTAATCCAACGAGCAGCAGAAGGGTTAATTGCCAGCCTGGGAAATGAAGGACTTGATAGTGTGATGGAATGGGAAGTGGATGAAATGTTAAAATGGACAAATGCGCTCAACTATGAAga GTACGTCAAGCAATGGAAAGTACTTGGAACGAGCAAGCTTTCGGAAGAATACCAAG GTTTCTGGTTTACTGAACGCTACAAAGATTCTGAATCATCTGAGATACAAGAGGTACAAGAGGCGATCCAAAAGGTGGCTCCCTTTCAAGAGAAAAAGAGTTTGATAAAGAAACCGTCGGTATCAATAAGTTCCCTGTATAACTGA